In the genome of Amia ocellicauda isolate fAmiCal2 chromosome 3, fAmiCal2.hap1, whole genome shotgun sequence, one region contains:
- the LOC136734893 gene encoding periphilin-1 isoform X2, whose protein sequence is MDKRRPFRKSKSPLRTPTTFKPRFARRYFNPRYKKEDRPFRRPGFSFRFQRYRPASAVRYHRSFPPKRAASPSPSSKSDSKKDSKCAAGTSKDHNAFQKSSKCKSREREVESIFSLKVTQENDALCYKEFPRPAVRAALRNRAIQRKRREIEEVYRQDCDTFGTVAKMLIAKDPSLEKPIQLSLQENLQDIGLRCAEALQRFIEEHDSKQSSSSSLSQP, encoded by the exons ATG GATAAACGAAGACCTTTCAGAAAAAGCAAAAGTCCCTTGAGAACCCCAACAACCTTCAAGCCTAGATTTGCCAGAAGGTACTTCAACCCTCG GTATAAGAAGGAGGATCGCCCTTTCAGAAGACCTGGGTTCAGTTTCAGATTTCAAAGATACAGACCAGCTTCAGCTGTAAGATATCACCGAAGTTTCCCTCCAAAACGTGCAGCTTCTCCGTCACCTTCTAGCAAGTCTGATTCAAAGAAAGATAGCAAATGTGCAGCAGGGACTTCAAAAGATCACAACG cttTTCAGAAGTCATCTAAATGCAAAAGCAGAGAACGGGAGGTTGAGTCCATCTTCTCACTGAAG GTCACCCAGGAAAATGATGCCCTCTGCTACAAAGAGTTTCCACGTCCTGCTGTGAGAGCAGCGCTGCGAAACAGAGCTATCCAGCGAAAGAGGAGAGAGATTGAAGAG GTATACAGACAAGACTGTGACACCTTTGGAACTGTGGCAAAAATGCTGATTGCAAAAGACCCGTCTTTGGAGAAACCGATTCAGTTGTCTCTTCAGGAAAACCTACAAGACATTGGTCTGCGCTGTGCGGAGGCCCTGCAGCGCTTCATTGAGGAACATGATTCGAAACAATCCAGCAGCTCTTCACTGTCTCAGCCTTAG
- the LOC136734893 gene encoding periphilin-1 isoform X1 has product MQNLNYTKLQMRWKDSGAALLADMNSIEGCETRLRCEALALFMSASSSSPSRREQKDKRRPFRKSKSPLRTPTTFKPRFARRYFNPRYKKEDRPFRRPGFSFRFQRYRPASAVRYHRSFPPKRAASPSPSSKSDSKKDSKCAAGTSKDHNAFQKSSKCKSREREVESIFSLKVTQENDALCYKEFPRPAVRAALRNRAIQRKRREIEEVYRQDCDTFGTVAKMLIAKDPSLEKPIQLSLQENLQDIGLRCAEALQRFIEEHDSKQSSSSSLSQP; this is encoded by the exons ATGCAGAATTTGAATTATACAAAACTACAGATGCGCTGGAAGGATTCAGGTGCTGCACTATTAGCAGACATGAACAGCATTGAAGGATGTGAGACGAGGCTGCGCTGTGAAGCTCTGGCTCTATTCATGTccgccagcagcagcagccccagTAGACGTGAGCAGAAG GATAAACGAAGACCTTTCAGAAAAAGCAAAAGTCCCTTGAGAACCCCAACAACCTTCAAGCCTAGATTTGCCAGAAGGTACTTCAACCCTCG GTATAAGAAGGAGGATCGCCCTTTCAGAAGACCTGGGTTCAGTTTCAGATTTCAAAGATACAGACCAGCTTCAGCTGTAAGATATCACCGAAGTTTCCCTCCAAAACGTGCAGCTTCTCCGTCACCTTCTAGCAAGTCTGATTCAAAGAAAGATAGCAAATGTGCAGCAGGGACTTCAAAAGATCACAACG cttTTCAGAAGTCATCTAAATGCAAAAGCAGAGAACGGGAGGTTGAGTCCATCTTCTCACTGAAG GTCACCCAGGAAAATGATGCCCTCTGCTACAAAGAGTTTCCACGTCCTGCTGTGAGAGCAGCGCTGCGAAACAGAGCTATCCAGCGAAAGAGGAGAGAGATTGAAGAG GTATACAGACAAGACTGTGACACCTTTGGAACTGTGGCAAAAATGCTGATTGCAAAAGACCCGTCTTTGGAGAAACCGATTCAGTTGTCTCTTCAGGAAAACCTACAAGACATTGGTCTGCGCTGTGCGGAGGCCCTGCAGCGCTTCATTGAGGAACATGATTCGAAACAATCCAGCAGCTCTTCACTGTCTCAGCCTTAG
- the prickle2b gene encoding prickle-like protein 2b isoform X3 — translation MPLEMEKTVNKLMYDFQRNSTSDDDSGCALEEYAWVPPGLKPEQVHQYYSCLPEDKVPYVNSPGEKYRIKQLLHQLPPHDNEVRYCNTLDDEEKRELKLFSNQRKRENLGRGNVRPFPVTMTGAICEQCGGQINGGDIAVFASRAGHGVCWHPHCFVCSICDELLVDLIYFYQDGKIYCGRHHAERLKPRCAACDEIIFADECTEAEGRHWHMKHFCCFECETVLGGQRYIMKEGRPYCCNCFESLYAEYCDSCGEHIGIDQGQMTYDGQHWHATETCFCCARCKNSLLGRPFLPKQGQIFCSRSCSVGEDPNGSDSSDSAFQSARSRESRRSAKIGKNNGKSDARKSMQLLSTSNRFSTDIDPLSLQMDLLSLSSQAPSLSRDHQHVWKSREELYQYDGKAEQTHSPLQLLSQCNVRTAYNPVQSPGNQPEAWAKEHNASKRASTSALKGHADNWIHESKDGYFPPKLKTQSSFGDVSKRAFSEKRTVSLQRYERDLEVGPQQGRTRNPINALSFSEQLTPMEQTPRGSMESLALSNATGTSADGGTKRQEHLSRFSMPDLSKDSGMNVSEKSNMGTLNSSVQFRSTESLRSLNSVQPYQDMEPPVERLKYPLQYRESPALARLPQGFTFEDEDPVNMASSANNTRLPPMSERTRRRMNGQDENHRRHHHHHRSRRSRRSRSENALHLAAERRTQVRDRPQLHIREDYDQFAIPRGGRDSFGSGYKREAFRQCPRTTSDLTLQNPMNHRLGPYFDDYDDDDWCSTCSSSSESEDEGYFLGEPIPRPVQLRYLTSDELLHKYGSSGLAGSTTLGSRGQLHTRKRRKSKNCIIS, via the exons ATGCCTTTAGAAATGGAGAAGACGGTGAATAAACTGATGTACGACTTCCAGAGGAACTCCACGTCCGACGACGACTCTGGCTGTGCCCTGGAGGAGTACGCCTGGGTTCCCCCAGGGCTAAAACCAGAACAG GTGCACCAGTATTACAGCTGCCTTCCTGAGGACAAGGTGCCCTATGTTAACAGCCCTGGAGAAAAGTACAGAATCAAACAGCTTCTTCATCAGTTGCCTCCACACGACAATGAG gtcCGGTATTGTAACACTTTGGATGACGAAGAGAAAAGGGAGCTGAAACTCTTCAGCAATCAGAGGAAAAGGGAGAATCTGGGACGGGGCAATGTGAGACCTTTTCCTGTGACAATGACTGGCGCGATCTGTGAACAG TGTGGTGGGCAGATTAATGGAGGAGATATCGCAGTCTTTGCCTCACGCGCGGGCCATGGCGTCTGCTGGCATCCTCACTGTTTTGTATGCAGCATATGTGACGAGCTCCTGGTAGATCTAATTTATTTCTATCAAGATGGGAAGATATACTGTGGCAGGCACCATGCTGAGCGCCTCAAACCCAGATGTGCAGCTTGTGACGAG ATCATTTTCGCGGATGAGTGCACGGAAGCAGAAGGAAGACATTGGCACATGAAGCATTTCTGCTGTTTTGAATGTGAGACTGTTCTGGGCGGCCAGCGGTACATTATGAAAGAGGGAAGGCCATACTGCTGCAATTGCTTTGAGTCTTTGTACGCAGAGTACTGTGACTCGTGTGGTGAACACATAG GTATTGATCAAGGCCAGATGACTTACGATGGTCAGCACTGGCATGCCACCGAAACCTGTTTCTGCTGCGCGCGCTGTAAGAACTCGCTGTTGGGCCGTCCATTTCTTCCCAAACAAGGACAGATCTTTTGCTCCCGGTCCTGCAGCGTAGGAGAAGATCCCAACGGATCCGACTCCTCCGACTCCGCCTTCCAAAGTGCAAGATCACGGGAATCGCGTCGCAGTGCGAAAATAGGAAAGAATAATGGGAAATCTGACGCCAGGAAATCAATGCAGTTACTTTCAACTTCCAACAGGTTTTCAACAGATATCGACCCTCTTTCATTGCAAATGGATTTGCTCAGTCTTTCCAGCCAGGCACCCAGCTTGAGCAGGGATCACCAGCATGTTTGGAAGAGCAGGGAAGAGCTCTACCAGTATGACGGCAAGGCCGAGCAAACCCACAGCCCTCTCCAACTGCTCAGCCAGTGTAACGTGAGAACGGCCTATAACCCCGTACAGAGTCCTGGGAATCAGCCAGAGGCATGGGCAAAGGAGCACAATGCTTCAAAGAGGGCCTCCACTTCAGCTCTGAAGGGACATGCTGATAACTGGATTCATGAGAGCAAAGATGGCTATTTTCCACCAAAGCTGAAGACACAGAGTAGTTTTGGTGATGTTTCCAAGCGTGCTTTTTCAGAGAAAAGAACTGTGAGTCTCCAAAGGTATGAGAGAGACCTGGAAGTTGGGCCCCAACAGGGCCGGACAAGGAATCCAATCAATGCACTTAGCTTTAGTGAGCAACTTACACCGATGGAACAAACTCCAAGAGGATCAATGGAATCCCTGGCTCTGTCCAATGCAACAG GAACATCAGCAGATGGGGGCACCAAACGACAGGAGCATTTGTCCAGGTTTTCGATGCCTGATTTAAGCAAAGATTCTGGCATGAATGTATCGGAAAAGAGCAACATGGGCACTCTGAACTCCTCAGTCCAGTTTAGGAGCACTGAATCACTAAGGAGCTTAAACTCTGTCCAGCCATACCAGGACATGGAGCCACCTGTTGAGAGACTAAAGTACCCCTTGCAGTACAGGGAATCTCCTGCTTTAGCCAGGCTTCCACAGGGATTTACCTTTGAGGACGAAGACCCGGTTAACATGGCAAGCAGTGCAAACAACACCAGACTGCCCCCCATGAGTGAAAGGACTCGAAGACGCATGAACGGACAAGACGAGAATCACCGacgccaccaccaccatcaccgCTCTCGCAGGTCCCGTCGTTCGCGCTCCGAGAACGCACTGCACCTCGCGGCCGAGAGACGCACCCAAGTGAGGGACAGGCCACAGCTGCACATCCGGGAAGACTACGACCAATTCGCGATCCCCAGAGGAGGGAGAGATTCATTCGGGAGCGGTTACAAAAGAGAAGCGTTCAGGCAGTGTCCCAGGACCACATCCGACTTGACACTTCAGAACCCAATGAACCATCGGCTGGGGCCTTACTTTGACGACTACGATGACGACGACTGGTGCTCCACCTGCTCTTCCTCGTCAGAGTCGGAGGATGAAGGGTACTTCCTGGGAGAGCCCATTCCCAGGCCCGTCCAGCTCCGCTATCTCACCAGCGATGAACTCCTGCACAAGTACGGCTCTTCCGGCCTCGCTGGCTCCACCACTCTGGGGAGCCGAGGGCAGCTGCACACCCGCAAACGGAGAAAAAGCAAGAACTGCATCATTTCCTAA
- the prickle2b gene encoding prickle-like protein 2b isoform X2, translated as MDPNPKICLHCKCPREEHVVAVMPLEMEKTVNKLMYDFQRNSTSDDDSGCALEEYAWVPPGLKPEQVHQYYSCLPEDKVPYVNSPGEKYRIKQLLHQLPPHDNEVRYCNTLDDEEKRELKLFSNQRKRENLGRGNVRPFPVTMTGAICEQCGGQINGGDIAVFASRAGHGVCWHPHCFVCSICDELLVDLIYFYQDGKIYCGRHHAERLKPRCAACDEIIFADECTEAEGRHWHMKHFCCFECETVLGGQRYIMKEGRPYCCNCFESLYAEYCDSCGEHIGIDQGQMTYDGQHWHATETCFCCARCKNSLLGRPFLPKQGQIFCSRSCSVGEDPNGSDSSDSAFQSARSRESRRSAKIGKNNGKSDARKSMQLLSTSNRFSTDIDPLSLQMDLLSLSSQAPSLSRDHQHVWKSREELYQYDGKAEQTHSPLQLLSQCNVRTAYNPVQSPGNQPEAWAKEHNASKRASTSALKGHADNWIHESKDGYFPPKLKTQSSFGDVSKRAFSEKRTVSLQRYERDLEVGPQQGRTRNPINALSFSEQLTPMEQTPRGSMESLALSNATGTSADGGTKRQEHLSRFSMPDLSKDSGMNVSEKSNMGTLNSSVQFRSTESLRSLNSVQPYQDMEPPVERLKYPLQYRESPALARLPQGFTFEDEDPVNMASSANNTRLPPMSERTRRRMNGQDENHRRHHHHHRSRRSRRSRSENALHLAAERRTQVRDRPQLHIREDYDQFAIPRGGRDSFGSGYKREAFRQCPRTTSDLTLQNPMNHRLGPYFDDYDDDDWCSTCSSSSESEDEGYFLGEPIPRPVQLRYLTSDELLHKYGSSGLAGSTTLGSRGQLHTRKRRKSKNCIIS; from the exons GAAGATTTGCCTTCACTGTAAGTGCCCGCGGGAGGAGCATGTTGTGGCAGTGATGCCTTTAGAAATGGAGAAGACGGTGAATAAACTGATGTACGACTTCCAGAGGAACTCCACGTCCGACGACGACTCTGGCTGTGCCCTGGAGGAGTACGCCTGGGTTCCCCCAGGGCTAAAACCAGAACAG GTGCACCAGTATTACAGCTGCCTTCCTGAGGACAAGGTGCCCTATGTTAACAGCCCTGGAGAAAAGTACAGAATCAAACAGCTTCTTCATCAGTTGCCTCCACACGACAATGAG gtcCGGTATTGTAACACTTTGGATGACGAAGAGAAAAGGGAGCTGAAACTCTTCAGCAATCAGAGGAAAAGGGAGAATCTGGGACGGGGCAATGTGAGACCTTTTCCTGTGACAATGACTGGCGCGATCTGTGAACAG TGTGGTGGGCAGATTAATGGAGGAGATATCGCAGTCTTTGCCTCACGCGCGGGCCATGGCGTCTGCTGGCATCCTCACTGTTTTGTATGCAGCATATGTGACGAGCTCCTGGTAGATCTAATTTATTTCTATCAAGATGGGAAGATATACTGTGGCAGGCACCATGCTGAGCGCCTCAAACCCAGATGTGCAGCTTGTGACGAG ATCATTTTCGCGGATGAGTGCACGGAAGCAGAAGGAAGACATTGGCACATGAAGCATTTCTGCTGTTTTGAATGTGAGACTGTTCTGGGCGGCCAGCGGTACATTATGAAAGAGGGAAGGCCATACTGCTGCAATTGCTTTGAGTCTTTGTACGCAGAGTACTGTGACTCGTGTGGTGAACACATAG GTATTGATCAAGGCCAGATGACTTACGATGGTCAGCACTGGCATGCCACCGAAACCTGTTTCTGCTGCGCGCGCTGTAAGAACTCGCTGTTGGGCCGTCCATTTCTTCCCAAACAAGGACAGATCTTTTGCTCCCGGTCCTGCAGCGTAGGAGAAGATCCCAACGGATCCGACTCCTCCGACTCCGCCTTCCAAAGTGCAAGATCACGGGAATCGCGTCGCAGTGCGAAAATAGGAAAGAATAATGGGAAATCTGACGCCAGGAAATCAATGCAGTTACTTTCAACTTCCAACAGGTTTTCAACAGATATCGACCCTCTTTCATTGCAAATGGATTTGCTCAGTCTTTCCAGCCAGGCACCCAGCTTGAGCAGGGATCACCAGCATGTTTGGAAGAGCAGGGAAGAGCTCTACCAGTATGACGGCAAGGCCGAGCAAACCCACAGCCCTCTCCAACTGCTCAGCCAGTGTAACGTGAGAACGGCCTATAACCCCGTACAGAGTCCTGGGAATCAGCCAGAGGCATGGGCAAAGGAGCACAATGCTTCAAAGAGGGCCTCCACTTCAGCTCTGAAGGGACATGCTGATAACTGGATTCATGAGAGCAAAGATGGCTATTTTCCACCAAAGCTGAAGACACAGAGTAGTTTTGGTGATGTTTCCAAGCGTGCTTTTTCAGAGAAAAGAACTGTGAGTCTCCAAAGGTATGAGAGAGACCTGGAAGTTGGGCCCCAACAGGGCCGGACAAGGAATCCAATCAATGCACTTAGCTTTAGTGAGCAACTTACACCGATGGAACAAACTCCAAGAGGATCAATGGAATCCCTGGCTCTGTCCAATGCAACAG GAACATCAGCAGATGGGGGCACCAAACGACAGGAGCATTTGTCCAGGTTTTCGATGCCTGATTTAAGCAAAGATTCTGGCATGAATGTATCGGAAAAGAGCAACATGGGCACTCTGAACTCCTCAGTCCAGTTTAGGAGCACTGAATCACTAAGGAGCTTAAACTCTGTCCAGCCATACCAGGACATGGAGCCACCTGTTGAGAGACTAAAGTACCCCTTGCAGTACAGGGAATCTCCTGCTTTAGCCAGGCTTCCACAGGGATTTACCTTTGAGGACGAAGACCCGGTTAACATGGCAAGCAGTGCAAACAACACCAGACTGCCCCCCATGAGTGAAAGGACTCGAAGACGCATGAACGGACAAGACGAGAATCACCGacgccaccaccaccatcaccgCTCTCGCAGGTCCCGTCGTTCGCGCTCCGAGAACGCACTGCACCTCGCGGCCGAGAGACGCACCCAAGTGAGGGACAGGCCACAGCTGCACATCCGGGAAGACTACGACCAATTCGCGATCCCCAGAGGAGGGAGAGATTCATTCGGGAGCGGTTACAAAAGAGAAGCGTTCAGGCAGTGTCCCAGGACCACATCCGACTTGACACTTCAGAACCCAATGAACCATCGGCTGGGGCCTTACTTTGACGACTACGATGACGACGACTGGTGCTCCACCTGCTCTTCCTCGTCAGAGTCGGAGGATGAAGGGTACTTCCTGGGAGAGCCCATTCCCAGGCCCGTCCAGCTCCGCTATCTCACCAGCGATGAACTCCTGCACAAGTACGGCTCTTCCGGCCTCGCTGGCTCCACCACTCTGGGGAGCCGAGGGCAGCTGCACACCCGCAAACGGAGAAAAAGCAAGAACTGCATCATTTCCTAA
- the prickle2b gene encoding prickle-like protein 2b isoform X1, whose product MFTRSSKKRHSSRSLSTLDDPERGQPCNVCADQCPGFVLHNWRKICLHCKCPREEHVVAVMPLEMEKTVNKLMYDFQRNSTSDDDSGCALEEYAWVPPGLKPEQVHQYYSCLPEDKVPYVNSPGEKYRIKQLLHQLPPHDNEVRYCNTLDDEEKRELKLFSNQRKRENLGRGNVRPFPVTMTGAICEQCGGQINGGDIAVFASRAGHGVCWHPHCFVCSICDELLVDLIYFYQDGKIYCGRHHAERLKPRCAACDEIIFADECTEAEGRHWHMKHFCCFECETVLGGQRYIMKEGRPYCCNCFESLYAEYCDSCGEHIGIDQGQMTYDGQHWHATETCFCCARCKNSLLGRPFLPKQGQIFCSRSCSVGEDPNGSDSSDSAFQSARSRESRRSAKIGKNNGKSDARKSMQLLSTSNRFSTDIDPLSLQMDLLSLSSQAPSLSRDHQHVWKSREELYQYDGKAEQTHSPLQLLSQCNVRTAYNPVQSPGNQPEAWAKEHNASKRASTSALKGHADNWIHESKDGYFPPKLKTQSSFGDVSKRAFSEKRTVSLQRYERDLEVGPQQGRTRNPINALSFSEQLTPMEQTPRGSMESLALSNATGTSADGGTKRQEHLSRFSMPDLSKDSGMNVSEKSNMGTLNSSVQFRSTESLRSLNSVQPYQDMEPPVERLKYPLQYRESPALARLPQGFTFEDEDPVNMASSANNTRLPPMSERTRRRMNGQDENHRRHHHHHRSRRSRRSRSENALHLAAERRTQVRDRPQLHIREDYDQFAIPRGGRDSFGSGYKREAFRQCPRTTSDLTLQNPMNHRLGPYFDDYDDDDWCSTCSSSSESEDEGYFLGEPIPRPVQLRYLTSDELLHKYGSSGLAGSTTLGSRGQLHTRKRRKSKNCIIS is encoded by the exons GAAGATTTGCCTTCACTGTAAGTGCCCGCGGGAGGAGCATGTTGTGGCAGTGATGCCTTTAGAAATGGAGAAGACGGTGAATAAACTGATGTACGACTTCCAGAGGAACTCCACGTCCGACGACGACTCTGGCTGTGCCCTGGAGGAGTACGCCTGGGTTCCCCCAGGGCTAAAACCAGAACAG GTGCACCAGTATTACAGCTGCCTTCCTGAGGACAAGGTGCCCTATGTTAACAGCCCTGGAGAAAAGTACAGAATCAAACAGCTTCTTCATCAGTTGCCTCCACACGACAATGAG gtcCGGTATTGTAACACTTTGGATGACGAAGAGAAAAGGGAGCTGAAACTCTTCAGCAATCAGAGGAAAAGGGAGAATCTGGGACGGGGCAATGTGAGACCTTTTCCTGTGACAATGACTGGCGCGATCTGTGAACAG TGTGGTGGGCAGATTAATGGAGGAGATATCGCAGTCTTTGCCTCACGCGCGGGCCATGGCGTCTGCTGGCATCCTCACTGTTTTGTATGCAGCATATGTGACGAGCTCCTGGTAGATCTAATTTATTTCTATCAAGATGGGAAGATATACTGTGGCAGGCACCATGCTGAGCGCCTCAAACCCAGATGTGCAGCTTGTGACGAG ATCATTTTCGCGGATGAGTGCACGGAAGCAGAAGGAAGACATTGGCACATGAAGCATTTCTGCTGTTTTGAATGTGAGACTGTTCTGGGCGGCCAGCGGTACATTATGAAAGAGGGAAGGCCATACTGCTGCAATTGCTTTGAGTCTTTGTACGCAGAGTACTGTGACTCGTGTGGTGAACACATAG GTATTGATCAAGGCCAGATGACTTACGATGGTCAGCACTGGCATGCCACCGAAACCTGTTTCTGCTGCGCGCGCTGTAAGAACTCGCTGTTGGGCCGTCCATTTCTTCCCAAACAAGGACAGATCTTTTGCTCCCGGTCCTGCAGCGTAGGAGAAGATCCCAACGGATCCGACTCCTCCGACTCCGCCTTCCAAAGTGCAAGATCACGGGAATCGCGTCGCAGTGCGAAAATAGGAAAGAATAATGGGAAATCTGACGCCAGGAAATCAATGCAGTTACTTTCAACTTCCAACAGGTTTTCAACAGATATCGACCCTCTTTCATTGCAAATGGATTTGCTCAGTCTTTCCAGCCAGGCACCCAGCTTGAGCAGGGATCACCAGCATGTTTGGAAGAGCAGGGAAGAGCTCTACCAGTATGACGGCAAGGCCGAGCAAACCCACAGCCCTCTCCAACTGCTCAGCCAGTGTAACGTGAGAACGGCCTATAACCCCGTACAGAGTCCTGGGAATCAGCCAGAGGCATGGGCAAAGGAGCACAATGCTTCAAAGAGGGCCTCCACTTCAGCTCTGAAGGGACATGCTGATAACTGGATTCATGAGAGCAAAGATGGCTATTTTCCACCAAAGCTGAAGACACAGAGTAGTTTTGGTGATGTTTCCAAGCGTGCTTTTTCAGAGAAAAGAACTGTGAGTCTCCAAAGGTATGAGAGAGACCTGGAAGTTGGGCCCCAACAGGGCCGGACAAGGAATCCAATCAATGCACTTAGCTTTAGTGAGCAACTTACACCGATGGAACAAACTCCAAGAGGATCAATGGAATCCCTGGCTCTGTCCAATGCAACAG GAACATCAGCAGATGGGGGCACCAAACGACAGGAGCATTTGTCCAGGTTTTCGATGCCTGATTTAAGCAAAGATTCTGGCATGAATGTATCGGAAAAGAGCAACATGGGCACTCTGAACTCCTCAGTCCAGTTTAGGAGCACTGAATCACTAAGGAGCTTAAACTCTGTCCAGCCATACCAGGACATGGAGCCACCTGTTGAGAGACTAAAGTACCCCTTGCAGTACAGGGAATCTCCTGCTTTAGCCAGGCTTCCACAGGGATTTACCTTTGAGGACGAAGACCCGGTTAACATGGCAAGCAGTGCAAACAACACCAGACTGCCCCCCATGAGTGAAAGGACTCGAAGACGCATGAACGGACAAGACGAGAATCACCGacgccaccaccaccatcaccgCTCTCGCAGGTCCCGTCGTTCGCGCTCCGAGAACGCACTGCACCTCGCGGCCGAGAGACGCACCCAAGTGAGGGACAGGCCACAGCTGCACATCCGGGAAGACTACGACCAATTCGCGATCCCCAGAGGAGGGAGAGATTCATTCGGGAGCGGTTACAAAAGAGAAGCGTTCAGGCAGTGTCCCAGGACCACATCCGACTTGACACTTCAGAACCCAATGAACCATCGGCTGGGGCCTTACTTTGACGACTACGATGACGACGACTGGTGCTCCACCTGCTCTTCCTCGTCAGAGTCGGAGGATGAAGGGTACTTCCTGGGAGAGCCCATTCCCAGGCCCGTCCAGCTCCGCTATCTCACCAGCGATGAACTCCTGCACAAGTACGGCTCTTCCGGCCTCGCTGGCTCCACCACTCTGGGGAGCCGAGGGCAGCTGCACACCCGCAAACGGAGAAAAAGCAAGAACTGCATCATTTCCTAA